The proteins below come from a single Methyloprofundus sedimenti genomic window:
- the ychF gene encoding redox-regulated ATPase YchF has translation MALYCGIVGLPNVGKSTLFNALTNAEIAAENYPFCTIDPNVGVVPVPDVRMDALAEIVKPERTLPTTIEFVDIAGLVAGASQGEGLGNKFLGNIRETDAIVHVVRCFEDENVIHVAGKVDPIGDIEVINTELALADIASVERALLKTSKAARTGNKEELVKKELYEKIIKHLDEGGQVRSLGLSKDELAIIKELFLLTVKPAMYVANVQDDGFENNPLLDAVHAFAEKEGSMVVSVCAAIEADIIQLEEDEKQEFMDDLGLEEPGLNRVIRAAYKLLDLATYFTAGVKEVRAWTIPVGASAPKAASVIHTDFEKGFIRAEIISYENFVKYKGEQGAKDAGKWRLEGKDYIVQDGDVVHFRFNV, from the coding sequence ATGGCACTTTATTGTGGAATTGTTGGTTTACCCAATGTCGGTAAATCAACTTTATTTAATGCACTTACCAATGCAGAAATTGCAGCTGAAAACTACCCGTTTTGTACAATTGATCCAAACGTAGGCGTAGTTCCTGTGCCGGATGTACGCATGGATGCCCTGGCAGAAATCGTAAAGCCCGAGCGTACTTTACCTACAACAATCGAGTTTGTCGATATTGCTGGTTTAGTGGCAGGGGCCTCACAAGGCGAAGGTCTGGGAAATAAATTTCTAGGTAATATTCGTGAAACAGATGCGATCGTTCATGTAGTACGTTGCTTTGAAGATGAAAATGTCATTCATGTCGCTGGAAAAGTTGACCCGATTGGCGATATAGAGGTTATCAATACAGAATTGGCTTTAGCAGACATAGCAAGTGTCGAAAGAGCCTTATTAAAAACCAGCAAGGCGGCAAGAACAGGTAACAAAGAAGAGCTTGTTAAAAAAGAACTGTATGAAAAAATAATAAAGCATTTAGACGAAGGTGGGCAGGTACGTTCTTTGGGCTTATCGAAAGATGAACTGGCGATTATCAAAGAATTATTTTTACTCACGGTAAAGCCAGCGATGTATGTCGCTAATGTACAGGATGACGGCTTTGAAAATAATCCTTTATTAGACGCAGTGCATGCCTTTGCAGAAAAAGAAGGCTCAATGGTCGTCTCTGTCTGCGCTGCGATAGAAGCCGATATTATCCAGCTTGAGGAAGATGAAAAACAAGAATTTATGGATGATCTTGGTCTTGAAGAGCCTGGCTTAAATCGTGTGATACGAGCAGCATACAAATTACTGGATTTAGCAACATATTTTACCGCAGGTGTTAAAGAAGTAAGAGCCTGGACTATACCTGTTGGCGCATCTGCTCCAAAAGCTGCAAGTGTTATTCATACTGATTTTGAAAAAGGTTTTATCCGCGCGGAAATTATCTCCTACGAAAATTTTGTCAAATACAAAGGCGAACAGGGCGCAAAAGACGCTGGCAAGTGGCGCTTAGAAGGTAAAGACTATATTGTTCAGGATGGCGATGTTGTGCACTTCCGCTTTAACGTATAA
- a CDS encoding type I restriction-modification system subunit M, with protein MTQAPNNLAAFIWSLADLLRGDFKQSQYGRVILPFTLLRRLEGVLEESKQAVLDQHEKIQAMNLPEEAQEKMLLRATNNLSFFNISKMDLSKLGEAGIKDNLESYIQGFSKDAREIFEYFNFAEFIGQLNDADLLYKIVQKVRQTDLSPKAISNHDMGLVFEELIRRFAEGSNETAGEHFTPRDIIRLTTSLVFMEDDDALTKAGIIRTIYDPTAGTGGFLSAGMEYVHELNPQAVMRAFGQELNPESYAICKADMLIKGQDVSNIKLGNTLSNDQLYADKFDYMLSNPPFGVDWKKIEQAIKDENSLKGFDGRFGPGLPRVSDGSLLFLLHLISKLRGADQGGARIGIILNGSPLFTGGAGSGESEIRRYILEADLLEAIVALPTDMFYNTGIATYVWVLSNKKAEQRKGKVQLINGVNLCGKMRKSLGSKRNVMDESDIATITRSFGAFEVVDARELDKPSEQKSNRGRQSANPKTEAPKTFSSKIFNSHEFGYRRITIERPLRESFQFSDERIAELRFAPKPLKAAMQWLYAEYGTHWSDKVNDSGRISEGALGYNKNCANYGDLSEHEEACRKRIKSHFSELKEKQIKDLLDNKLWLTQKQLLLKAKQLQDTIGTAQYDDMNRYEEILKAACKAQSVSLDAKEKKQITDAVSWKNPEAEKVIKKIHRRSLASMPPRHTVHPEHKADPLYGLFEVNGQIIEYKADGDLRDNENVALDPSQTVNAINEAYFKKEVQPHVPDAWIDASKKDAKDQEIGIVGYEIPFNRHFYQYQPPRDLVDIDADLDKVSAEIMELLREVHS; from the coding sequence ATGACTCAAGCCCCAAACAATCTAGCGGCCTTTATTTGGTCTCTAGCCGACTTACTACGCGGTGACTTCAAGCAAAGCCAATATGGCAGAGTCATCCTACCGTTTACATTATTACGCCGCCTTGAAGGTGTGTTAGAAGAAAGCAAACAGGCGGTATTAGATCAGCATGAGAAAATACAGGCAATGAATTTGCCTGAAGAGGCTCAGGAAAAGATGTTGTTACGTGCAACAAATAACTTATCCTTCTTCAATATTTCCAAGATGGATTTATCTAAGCTAGGTGAAGCAGGCATTAAAGATAATCTGGAATCCTATATCCAAGGCTTTTCAAAAGATGCCCGTGAGATATTTGAATACTTTAACTTTGCCGAATTTATCGGTCAGTTGAATGATGCTGACTTACTCTACAAAATAGTACAAAAAGTCAGACAAACCGATTTAAGCCCCAAAGCAATTTCAAATCATGATATGGGCCTGGTGTTTGAAGAATTGATCAGACGCTTTGCTGAAGGCTCAAATGAAACCGCTGGCGAACACTTTACTCCCAGAGACATTATTAGACTAACAACCTCACTCGTCTTTATGGAAGACGATGATGCCTTAACTAAAGCAGGGATTATTCGTACCATTTATGACCCTACTGCAGGTACGGGTGGATTCTTATCAGCAGGTATGGAATATGTGCATGAGTTAAACCCGCAAGCCGTGATGCGTGCATTTGGTCAAGAACTCAACCCCGAAAGTTACGCTATCTGTAAAGCGGATATGCTGATTAAAGGGCAGGACGTTAGCAATATTAAACTCGGCAACACCTTATCTAATGATCAACTTTATGCCGATAAATTTGATTATATGCTTTCTAATCCTCCCTTTGGGGTGGACTGGAAAAAGATTGAACAAGCTATTAAAGATGAAAATAGCTTAAAAGGCTTTGATGGCCGCTTTGGTCCAGGCTTACCCAGAGTATCAGACGGCTCCTTATTATTCCTGTTACATCTGATTAGTAAACTGCGGGGCGCAGATCAAGGCGGTGCGCGTATCGGGATTATCCTTAACGGATCGCCTTTATTTACTGGTGGCGCAGGCTCAGGTGAATCCGAAATCCGTCGTTATATCCTTGAAGCCGATCTACTAGAAGCCATTGTCGCCTTGCCGACAGATATGTTTTACAACACAGGTATTGCCACTTATGTCTGGGTGCTATCCAATAAAAAAGCCGAACAGCGCAAAGGTAAAGTTCAGTTAATTAATGGGGTGAACCTATGCGGTAAAATGCGTAAATCTTTAGGTTCTAAACGTAATGTTATGGACGAAAGCGACATTGCCACTATTACGCGTAGCTTTGGTGCTTTTGAAGTCGTCGATGCGCGTGAATTAGACAAGCCTAGCGAACAAAAAAGCAATCGCGGTCGTCAATCAGCCAACCCAAAAACTGAAGCACCTAAAACCTTCTCCAGCAAAATTTTCAACAGCCATGAGTTTGGCTATCGCCGTATCACGATTGAGCGGCCTTTAAGAGAATCTTTTCAATTCAGTGATGAACGCATTGCCGAACTCCGCTTTGCACCCAAACCGTTAAAGGCCGCGATGCAATGGCTTTATGCGGAATACGGTACTCACTGGTCTGACAAGGTGAATGATTCTGGAAGAATCAGCGAGGGTGCTCTGGGGTACAACAAAAATTGTGCGAACTATGGCGATTTAAGCGAACATGAAGAAGCCTGCCGCAAACGCATTAAAAGCCACTTTAGCGAGCTGAAAGAAAAACAGATCAAAGACCTGCTGGATAACAAACTCTGGCTAACGCAAAAACAACTCCTGTTAAAAGCCAAACAACTGCAAGATACCATCGGTACCGCCCAATACGATGACATGAACCGCTATGAAGAAATCCTAAAAGCCGCCTGCAAAGCCCAATCGGTGAGTTTAGACGCCAAAGAGAAAAAACAAATCACCGATGCCGTCAGCTGGAAAAACCCAGAGGCTGAAAAAGTCATTAAAAAAATACATCGCCGCTCTTTGGCATCCATGCCACCGCGGCATACCGTTCATCCTGAACATAAAGCCGATCCGCTTTATGGTTTATTTGAAGTCAACGGCCAAATCATCGAATACAAGGCCGATGGTGATTTACGCGATAATGAAAACGTCGCCCTTGATCCTAGCCAAACGGTCAACGCCATTAACGAAGCCTACTTTAAAAAAGAAGTGCAACCGCATGTGCCTGATGCCTGGATAGATGCCAGTAAAAAAGATGCTAAAGATCAGGAAATCGGCATAGTCGGTTATGAAATCCCTTTTAACCGTCATTTCTACCAATATCAACCACCGCGCGATCTAGTTGATATTGATGCTGATTTAGATAAAGTCAGCGCTGAAATTATGGAATTGTTGCGCGAGGTGCATTCGTGA